TTGTTTAAATGTTGGTTGTGTACCATCAAAGGCTTTAATCACAGCTGGTCACAGACTTCAACAAGCTAAAAACTCACAGACATATGGAATTACAACAAGTGATGCCAAGATTGATTTTACCAAGACACAAGCTTGGAAAGATCAAAAAGTCGTTAGTAGAATGACTAGTGGTGTTCAAATGCTTTTGAAGAAACATCACGTTGAACTCATTAATGGTGAAGCATACTTGGATAGCGATACACAATTACGTATCATGCCAAGTGGCGAGAGACAATTTATGGATAATGGTGGCGGTCAAACAATCAAATTTAAACATTTGATTTTGGCTACTGGTAGTCGTCCAATCGAAATCAGAGGTTTCAAGTTTGCTGATCGAGTAATTGATTCAACTGGTGGTTTGAACTTAAAAGAAATTCCTAAGGAATTCATTATTATCGGAGGAGGTTACGTTGGAACTGAATTAGCTGGCGCATATGCTGATTTAGGTTCACACGTTACTATCTTGGAAGGATCGCCTAATATCATTCCAAACTTTGAAAAAGATATGGTTTCAATCGTTAAGAAGAACCTTGAGAAAAAAGGCGTTACAATTATTACTAATGCTATGGCTAAGAGTAGCGAAAACAAAGGCGATAGCGTTGATGTAACTTATGAGGTTGATGGCAAACCAACAACTATCAGTGCTGATTATTGTATGGTAACCGTTGGTCGTCGTCCTAATACTGATAATTTCGGACTCGAAATGACAAATGTGAAATTATCTGACAAAGGCTTAGTTGAAGTCGATGAACAAGGTAAGACCTCAGTAGATAATATTTACGCAATTGGTGATATTACTAAGGGCCCAGCTTTAGCTCATAAGGCATTCTTTGAGGCTAAGACAGTTGCTGGAGCAATTTCTGGTAAACATACAGCCAATGATTATATCGGCGTTCCTGCCGTTTGTTTCACTGATCCTGAATTAGCTAGTGTTGGTTTAACAGAAGCTGACGCTAAAGATAAAGGAATCGAAGTCAAAACAGCTAAGTTTCCATTTGCTGGTAATGCTCGTGCTGTCTCTTTGGATGCCGCTGAGGGATTTGTCAAGTTGATTGCACAAAAAGACACTGGAACATTACTAGGTGGACAAATTGTTGGACCTGGTGCCAGTGACTTGATCTCTGAATTAAGTGTAGCAATCAATTGTCAACTTAATGCAGAAGATATTGCCTTGACAATTCACCCACATCCAACGTTAGGTGAACCAATTCAAGAAGCTGCGGATATTTTAATTGGTTACCCAACTCATATTTAGAATTTAAACGTTTAGAAACCGAAAAAAAGTTTTTTCGTATACTAAATTAGTAAAAATCAATCGAAAAGCGATGCAATTGTATCGCTTTTTTTGTATAGTAGAGTAAAAATGGAGGGGTAATTGATGCAAGATAACTACAGCTATCCACTTGATACCGATTGGACCAAAGAAGATATGGTCAAAGTGGTCTCCTTATACAATGCGGTCGAGAAAGCTTATGAATCCAGTATTAAAAGTGATGAGTTCTTACAAAAGTACCGTGCATTTCAAGAAGTTGTTCCAATGAAAATGGAGCAAAAAAGATTGGATAAAGAATTTGAATTGCAGTCTGGTTATTCTATCTACCAGGTTTTTAAAAAATGTCGAACAATGAAAAATGGTGAGAAGGTCAGAATCCACAATGAGAGAAGACAGTAAAGAAATAGATGCTTTTTTAGTTAGCTTGTTGAGAACCGTCGGTGAAAGTTTGCGTGGAGATTCAATTAAGAAAAAGTCTGTCGGTACTAAAAAGAATCGAAATGACTTAGTAACTAATTTTGATAAAAAAACTGAAAAATTTATTAATAGTGAAATAAAGAAAAATTATCCACAAGCAACAATTGTAAGTGAAGAAGGCTATGGCGATAAGGTTCAAGATATGTCAGGCTTAGTTTTCTTTGTTGATCCGATTGACGGTACCATGAATTTTGTTAAGCGTCGAGATGATTTTGCATCAATGATTGGCGCTTACATTGACGGTAAACCATTAATTGGTGCTATTATTAACGTTATGGATAATGAAATTTATCACGGTGGTAAAGAGATTGGACTATTTATTAACGATAAAAAAATAGATAATCCAAAAGATCTATCGTTGATAGAAGGGCTAGTAGATGTTTCTGCTCCGATGGCTTTGGCAAATAAATTTAATGTTCAAAGTGTCATCAAGAAAAGCAGTGGCTTTAGGGTTTATGGCAGTGCCGGAATAATTTTTGGGCATTTGCTGACTGGAAAAGAAGTCATGTATATGTCATACTTAGCTCCTTGGGATTTAGCCGCTGGACGTGTTATGTGTGAGGCTGCAGGGATGAGCATCGTAAGTATTGACGATAGCCCAATAAATATGTTAGAATCACAAGTCGTAATAGTTGGTACTCAGAAAGTAGTTTCTGAAGCACTGAAGACACTTAAAACGCGTTAGTGAACTGTGACAGTCATTCACAGTTTTTTTATTGCAAGTAATCTAAACACGTATTTATGGAAGGAAGAACTAATTTGACTAAGAGAAGAGAAGATATTAGAAATATTGCGATCATCGCTCACGTTGACCACGGTAAGACTACATTAGTTAACGAAATGCTAAAGCAATCAGACACACTAGGAAAGCATTATGAGATCCAGGATCGTGCCCTTGATTCAAATGCTATTGAAAGAGAACGTGGTATCACAATCCTTTCAAAGAATACAGCTGTTGATTACGATGGCAAGAAGATCAATATTTTGGATACACCAGGACACGCTGACTTCGGTGGTGAAGTTGAACGTATCATGAAGATGGTTGATGGTGTATTGTTGGTTGTTGATGCTTATGAAGGAACAATGCCACAAACACGCTTTGTTTTGAAAAAAGCTTTGGAACAACACTTAACACCAATCGTTGTTATTAACAAAATTGATAGACCAGGTGCTCGTCCTGCAGAAGTTGTTGACGAAGTACTTGAATTATTTATTGAATTAGGTGCTGATGATTCACAACTTGATTTCCCTGTTATTTATGCTTCAGCTATCAACGGAACATCAAGTTATTCAGATGATCCAGCAAAACAAGAACATACAATGAATCCATTGTTTGATACTATCTTGAAGACAATTCCTGCACCAATTGACAACTCAGATGAACCATTACAATTCCAAGTTGCCTTGCTAGATTACAACGATTATGTTGGTCGTATTGGTATTGGACGTATCTTCCGTGGAAAGATCAAGGTTGGAGATTCCGTTACAGTTATGAAACTTGACGGTTCAACTAAGAACTTCCGTGTAACTAAGTTGTTTGGTTTCATGGGCTTGAAACGTGTTGAAATCAATGAAGCTAAGGCTGGAGATTTGATTGCCGTTTCTGGTATGGAAGATATCTATGTTGGTGAAACTGTTACACCAGTTGACCATCAAGAAGCACTTCCATTGCTACGTATCGACGAACCAACATTGAAGATGATGTTCTTGCAAAACAACTCACCATTCGCTGGTCGTGAAGGTACAGAAGTTACTGCTAGAAAGATTGAAGATCGTTTGAAGAAACAATTACATACTGATGTTTCATTGCGTGTTGAAGATACTGATCAAGCTGGTGCTTGGATGGTTTCTGGACGTGGTGAACTTCACTTGTCAATTCTTGTTGAAGAGATGCGTCGTGAAGGTTTCGAATTACAACTATCACGTCCTGAAGTTATTTACAAGACAATTGATAACAAGAAGTGTGAACCTTTTGAAGAGGTAACAATTGATACACCTGACGAATATGTTGGTTCTGTGATCGATTCAATGGCTCAAAGAAAAGGTGACATGCAAAATATGGAGAGTACTGGAAATGGTCAAACTAGACTTATTTTCTCAACTCCATCACGTGGTTTGATTGGTTATTCAACAGAATTCCTTTCAATGACAGGTGGTTATGGTATTTTGAACAATACTTTCTCAGAATACAAGCCAGTCGTTAAGAACTGGAACCCAGGTAGAAGAACTGGTGCTTTGGTTTCAATTAACCAAGGACCATCAACTACATACAGTCTTGAATCAGTTGAAGATCGTGGTACATTATTTATCGGTGCCGGTGTTGATGTATATGAAGGTATGATCGTTGGTGAAAGTAGCCGTGATCAAGATATCGCTGTTACTGTTACTAAGGGTAAGAACCTTACTAATACACGTGCTTCTGGTAAGGATCATGCTGCTGCTATCAGAACACCTAGAGATATGTCACTTGAACAATCAATCGAATTCCTAAACGAAGACGAACTTTGTGAAGTAACACCTAAGAATGTAAGATTACGCAAGAAGATTTTGAACACAAACGAACGTAAGAAGTTTGACAAATCTAAGAAAAACTAATAAATAATTTATTATAGAGAGTTGGGGACGTTTAGTCTTCAGCTCTTTTTTTATAATCAGATAATTGGCACTGTTTTTTTCTTTATTTGTTTGGTGGTATAATCTTATTATCAGATTTTAGGAGTTCAATTGTGAAAAAATTAAAAAAAATTGACTTATGGATTGTCATTCCGTACATTCTCTTGTTAGGAATTGGAATCGTTA
This sequence is a window from Companilactobacillus alimentarius DSM 20249. Protein-coding genes within it:
- the lpdA gene encoding dihydrolipoyl dehydrogenase; this translates as MADDVIEKDTVIIGSGPGGYVAAIRASELGQSVTIIEKSDTVGGVCLNVGCVPSKALITAGHRLQQAKNSQTYGITTSDAKIDFTKTQAWKDQKVVSRMTSGVQMLLKKHHVELINGEAYLDSDTQLRIMPSGERQFMDNGGGQTIKFKHLILATGSRPIEIRGFKFADRVIDSTGGLNLKEIPKEFIIIGGGYVGTELAGAYADLGSHVTILEGSPNIIPNFEKDMVSIVKKNLEKKGVTIITNAMAKSSENKGDSVDVTYEVDGKPTTISADYCMVTVGRRPNTDNFGLEMTNVKLSDKGLVEVDEQGKTSVDNIYAIGDITKGPALAHKAFFEAKTVAGAISGKHTANDYIGVPAVCFTDPELASVGLTEADAKDKGIEVKTAKFPFAGNARAVSLDAAEGFVKLIAQKDTGTLLGGQIVGPGASDLISELSVAINCQLNAEDIALTIHPHPTLGEPIQEAADILIGYPTHI
- a CDS encoding UPF0223 family protein, with translation MQDNYSYPLDTDWTKEDMVKVVSLYNAVEKAYESSIKSDEFLQKYRAFQEVVPMKMEQKRLDKEFELQSGYSIYQVFKKCRTMKNGEKVRIHNERRQ
- a CDS encoding inositol monophosphatase family protein — encoded protein: MREDSKEIDAFLVSLLRTVGESLRGDSIKKKSVGTKKNRNDLVTNFDKKTEKFINSEIKKNYPQATIVSEEGYGDKVQDMSGLVFFVDPIDGTMNFVKRRDDFASMIGAYIDGKPLIGAIINVMDNEIYHGGKEIGLFINDKKIDNPKDLSLIEGLVDVSAPMALANKFNVQSVIKKSSGFRVYGSAGIIFGHLLTGKEVMYMSYLAPWDLAAGRVMCEAAGMSIVSIDDSPINMLESQVVIVGTQKVVSEALKTLKTR
- the typA gene encoding translational GTPase TypA, which translates into the protein MTKRREDIRNIAIIAHVDHGKTTLVNEMLKQSDTLGKHYEIQDRALDSNAIERERGITILSKNTAVDYDGKKINILDTPGHADFGGEVERIMKMVDGVLLVVDAYEGTMPQTRFVLKKALEQHLTPIVVINKIDRPGARPAEVVDEVLELFIELGADDSQLDFPVIYASAINGTSSYSDDPAKQEHTMNPLFDTILKTIPAPIDNSDEPLQFQVALLDYNDYVGRIGIGRIFRGKIKVGDSVTVMKLDGSTKNFRVTKLFGFMGLKRVEINEAKAGDLIAVSGMEDIYVGETVTPVDHQEALPLLRIDEPTLKMMFLQNNSPFAGREGTEVTARKIEDRLKKQLHTDVSLRVEDTDQAGAWMVSGRGELHLSILVEEMRREGFELQLSRPEVIYKTIDNKKCEPFEEVTIDTPDEYVGSVIDSMAQRKGDMQNMESTGNGQTRLIFSTPSRGLIGYSTEFLSMTGGYGILNNTFSEYKPVVKNWNPGRRTGALVSINQGPSTTYSLESVEDRGTLFIGAGVDVYEGMIVGESSRDQDIAVTVTKGKNLTNTRASGKDHAAAIRTPRDMSLEQSIEFLNEDELCEVTPKNVRLRKKILNTNERKKFDKSKKN